The Desmonostoc muscorum LEGE 12446 genome includes a region encoding these proteins:
- a CDS encoding DUF3859 domain-containing protein, protein MTPRLTQEELAQIVTEVESLQTRREVELDQEQVKEILQEMNLAPELLDEALIQLNRRQALEVQQRQNRWITSGVVALLAVVSASTIFVMHQHSSALSHVSAQQDRITLAQNNSGNLETISRQSNPEVFYRVTLKDTPLGKKLALSCNWTDPNGQIVKQNTYQTREINTSVWNTQCRHTINSAATIGKWQVQMFLEGRQISDETFQVN, encoded by the coding sequence ATGACGCCGCGACTGACTCAAGAGGAATTAGCACAAATAGTTACTGAAGTTGAAAGTCTGCAAACGCGTCGAGAAGTCGAATTAGACCAAGAGCAGGTTAAAGAAATTTTACAGGAGATGAATTTAGCACCGGAGTTACTAGATGAAGCACTAATTCAGTTGAATCGTCGTCAAGCCTTGGAGGTGCAGCAACGGCAAAATCGATGGATTACCTCTGGAGTGGTGGCACTCTTAGCGGTGGTGAGTGCATCTACAATATTTGTGATGCACCAACATAGTTCTGCACTTTCTCATGTTTCTGCTCAACAAGACCGCATCACTTTGGCACAAAATAATAGCGGCAATTTAGAGACAATTTCGCGCCAAAGCAATCCAGAAGTTTTTTATCGTGTCACTTTGAAAGATACACCCTTGGGTAAAAAACTGGCTCTCTCTTGTAATTGGACTGACCCCAACGGTCAAATTGTCAAGCAAAACACCTATCAAACCCGCGAAATTAATACGTCTGTTTGGAATACTCAGTGTCGCCACACTATTAATTCAGCTGCAACCATCGGCAAATGGCAGGTGCAAATGTTTTTGGAAGGCCGTCAAATTAGCGATGAAACCTTTCAAGTGAACTAG
- a CDS encoding diaminopimelate decarboxylase family protein, with translation MESKKFYNFQTSLSPPFPWEQAQELLNNYGSPLYVYDGDRLRQTIECITGAVSYPRTQFRFASVTNGNIALLKIFRSAGWGLHANTPGDIFLGLQAGFNPNEIVYSGSNLNRAEMIQVLDWGVTTLNLDSLDQLRLCCEVFINEVSKNNPPHLPHLPHLPHPPISPPRLGLRLNLPEITGDSRIGVRSEEFGEAIALTGEVGLKLSGLHFYRGTGTNATAAFTEVIDTVLATAKLLPDWEYLDFGGGFGYPYHHSKVGFDWEIFGAELSERIGCLGRKIDLVIEPGRSAIAGCATMLAQVVSVKWQQDKQILGVDTTVANLSVPSVHGAYREIITWKKQLPTPQSPILSPQSPIPSPHSLFTTDVCGNTTYSRDYLGKNCQLPALEIGDIIAILDVGAYGYAMSSHFLHRPKPAEVLLENGRHRLIRQREDYNVLLANQVLDN, from the coding sequence ATGGAGAGTAAGAAATTTTATAATTTTCAAACTTCCCTTAGTCCGCCATTTCCTTGGGAACAGGCTCAGGAGTTACTGAATAACTACGGTTCTCCGCTTTATGTTTATGATGGCGATCGCTTACGCCAAACTATTGAGTGTATAACTGGGGCTGTGAGCTATCCTCGTACACAATTTCGCTTTGCCAGCGTCACTAATGGTAACATTGCGCTGTTAAAAATTTTTCGCTCGGCTGGCTGGGGACTCCACGCTAATACGCCAGGAGATATTTTTCTGGGTTTGCAAGCTGGTTTTAACCCAAATGAGATTGTTTACAGTGGGAGCAATTTGAATCGGGCGGAGATGATACAGGTTCTTGATTGGGGAGTCACAACTCTCAATTTAGATAGTTTGGATCAGTTGCGGTTGTGCTGCGAAGTCTTCATTAACGAAGTTAGCAAAAATAATCCCCCTCATCTCCCTCATCTCCCTCATCTCCCTCATCCCCCCATCTCCCCACCCCGCCTGGGTTTACGCTTGAATTTGCCGGAGATTACGGGAGATAGTCGCATTGGTGTGCGTTCTGAGGAATTTGGTGAGGCGATCGCTTTGACTGGTGAAGTTGGACTGAAGTTGAGTGGTTTACACTTCTATCGGGGGACGGGAACTAATGCTACAGCAGCTTTCACTGAGGTGATTGACACGGTACTCGCTACAGCAAAACTGTTACCAGATTGGGAATATCTCGATTTTGGTGGTGGCTTTGGCTATCCCTATCATCACAGCAAAGTAGGGTTTGATTGGGAAATATTTGGAGCTGAGTTAAGCGAGAGAATTGGGTGCTTAGGAAGGAAAATTGATTTGGTGATTGAACCGGGACGAAGTGCGATCGCTGGATGTGCAACAATGCTTGCTCAAGTTGTTTCTGTCAAATGGCAACAAGACAAACAAATTCTCGGAGTTGATACCACCGTTGCTAATCTTTCAGTACCTTCAGTACACGGTGCATACCGAGAAATCATCACCTGGAAAAAACAACTCCCCACTCCCCAATCCCCAATCCTCAGTCCCCAGTCCCCAATCCCCAGTCCCCACTCCCTCTTCACAACTGATGTTTGTGGTAACACAACTTACTCCAGAGATTATTTAGGCAAAAATTGCCAACTCCCAGCATTAGAAATCGGTGATATTATTGCCATTTTAGATGTGGGTGCTTATGGCTATGCTATGTCATCTCACTTTTTACACCGCCCTAAACCTGCGGAAGTCTTATTAGAAAATGGCAGACATCGCCTAATTCGCCAACGGGAAGATTACAACGTTCTGCTGGCGAATCAGGTGTTGGATAACTAA
- a CDS encoding asparagine synthetase B family protein: MDNIPLHFLGYWGYGAEHQLEALLTGVLENLSPNLSPTRQEALNLGVRGLSQFSPQENHLLPIWNVVHIGLNRSCSRLENKIAGVSASGILTSPDAWVSLEENNCLILGREPFGKVPLYWTVQGQVIWFATQLQLLLPILQPPEVSIAGLYGYGCFSYVPTPFTPVTGVFAVTAGTELIWQGNCELGILQTPKSKNINSWRQAPEQLTDEATAIRELQILLKNSIGQQIADLKDEPVGVFLSGGLDSSIVAALLVQAGVKVRAYTLDFGDAGIPEYPYAQQVAQFLKIPLVKVPAEPNHIKNALIPTVQALDLPFGDGVCVPLYLLSQKASQETQIIFNGEGGDQLFAGWTNKPLIAAGVYQSENPAGEETFIQQYLRTFHRLWGYESQVYQPEISAQIENLHPEDWLLAALDATECPSFLHRLRRASLMLKGAQNIHPRATALGLAHGLRVRSPFCNLDLAQWTFRLSGELCLQGACEKYILKRAVENWLPPEIVWRQKRGMGVPLTSWCLNDFWHQIGVWLNPEILGANNHFNPHIAVQIVEGNLGGAIQGRRIGEILWLLIMWQLWRSHFLNENLSKQSWNHPFWLPRWLWRNYKIIRNS; encoded by the coding sequence ATGGACAACATCCCACTTCATTTTCTTGGGTATTGGGGTTACGGCGCTGAACATCAGTTGGAAGCGCTGTTAACTGGTGTTTTGGAAAACCTCTCTCCAAACCTCTCCCCTACGAGGCAAGAGGCTTTGAATTTAGGGGTTAGGGGGTTAAGTCAGTTCTCTCCACAAGAAAATCATCTTCTTCCCATATGGAATGTTGTTCATATAGGACTAAATAGAAGTTGTTCACGGTTAGAAAATAAAATTGCTGGTGTTTCGGCGTCAGGAATATTAACTTCGCCCGATGCTTGGGTAAGTCTGGAGGAAAATAACTGCCTCATTTTGGGCAGAGAACCTTTCGGAAAGGTGCCTTTGTATTGGACTGTGCAAGGACAAGTCATCTGGTTTGCAACTCAACTGCAACTACTCTTACCGATTTTGCAACCACCAGAAGTTAGTATTGCTGGTTTATACGGCTATGGCTGTTTTTCCTATGTTCCAACACCTTTTACTCCTGTGACTGGAGTGTTTGCAGTGACGGCGGGGACTGAATTAATTTGGCAGGGTAATTGTGAATTAGGTATCCTTCAAACACCTAAATCTAAAAATATCAATTCCTGGCGACAAGCTCCAGAACAGCTAACAGATGAAGCTACGGCAATTAGGGAATTGCAAATCCTCTTAAAAAATTCCATTGGACAACAAATTGCCGATTTAAAGGATGAGCCTGTTGGGGTGTTTCTCTCTGGCGGACTTGATTCTTCAATTGTGGCGGCGCTACTAGTGCAGGCAGGGGTGAAAGTCCGCGCCTACACTTTGGATTTTGGTGATGCAGGGATTCCAGAATATCCCTATGCCCAACAAGTCGCGCAGTTTCTGAAAATTCCTTTAGTCAAAGTGCCAGCAGAGCCAAATCATATCAAAAATGCTTTAATTCCTACGGTGCAGGCATTGGATTTACCTTTTGGAGATGGGGTATGTGTTCCGTTGTATTTGCTATCTCAAAAAGCTAGTCAAGAAACTCAGATAATTTTTAATGGGGAAGGTGGAGATCAATTATTTGCCGGTTGGACGAATAAACCTTTAATTGCCGCAGGTGTTTATCAGTCAGAAAATCCCGCCGGAGAGGAAACTTTTATCCAGCAATATCTCCGCACTTTTCACCGTCTTTGGGGATACGAATCTCAAGTTTATCAGCCAGAAATATCTGCTCAAATAGAGAATTTGCATCCTGAAGATTGGTTGTTGGCGGCTCTCGATGCTACTGAGTGTCCATCTTTCCTGCATCGCCTCCGCCGTGCCAGTTTGATGCTCAAAGGAGCGCAGAATATCCATCCCCGTGCTACTGCTTTGGGGTTGGCTCATGGATTGCGGGTGCGATCGCCTTTTTGTAACCTAGATTTAGCACAGTGGACATTTCGTTTGTCTGGGGAACTTTGTTTACAGGGAGCCTGTGAAAAATATATCCTCAAACGTGCTGTAGAAAATTGGTTACCGCCGGAAATTGTCTGGCGACAAAAACGTGGGATGGGAGTTCCTTTAACTTCTTGGTGTTTAAATGATTTTTGGCATCAAATTGGTGTCTGGCTAAATCCAGAAATACTGGGTGCCAACAATCATTTTAATCCACACATCGCCGTCCAAATCGTCGAAGGTAATTTGGGAGGAGCTATTCAAGGCCGTCGGATTGGTGAGATTCTCTGGTTATTAATTATGTGGCAACTTTGGCGATCGCACTTCTTAAATGAAAACCTCAGCAAACAATCTTGGAATCATCCGTTTTGGTTACCTCGTTGGCTATGGAGAAACTACAAAATAATTCGTAATTCGTAA
- a CDS encoding DUF7219 family protein, translated as MTHPNPQDKNNFLYPRSRYYGKFQPENLVFNANLQEFAQKITYISCLQTGGKLSSQEAYEQIRVLWKQLKHSKKELAIGLNKEV; from the coding sequence ATGACACACCCTAATCCACAAGACAAAAACAACTTTCTTTACCCTCGTAGTCGGTATTATGGTAAATTCCAGCCAGAGAATTTGGTGTTTAATGCCAACCTCCAAGAATTTGCCCAGAAAATTACTTATATCAGTTGTCTACAAACAGGTGGAAAACTATCTTCCCAAGAAGCTTACGAACAAATTAGGGTGCTTTGGAAACAGCTGAAACACAGCAAAAAAGAACTAGCTATTGGCCTGAATAAAGAAGTTTAA